A single genomic interval of Lathyrus oleraceus cultivar Zhongwan6 chromosome 7, CAAS_Psat_ZW6_1.0, whole genome shotgun sequence harbors:
- the LOC127104878 gene encoding uncharacterized protein LOC127104878 has product MSRDCPQNRNHMQGRSIGRVYTLDASKAKSNNALIAGTCLINDHPCFILFDCGATHYFVSIQCMKRLGWQLIPLSPPMVVTTAMDNVVETPLICENCSLSVNGRIFQIVLICLPLKKVDVVLGMDWLFANSVFIRCEEKLIIIPSSEATPNNVLTEGE; this is encoded by the coding sequence ATGTCTAGGGATTGCCCTCAGAATAGGAATCATATGCAAGGGAGGAGCATTGGTCGGGTTTATACATTGGATGCAAGTAAGGCTAAGAGCAACAATGCCTTGATTGCTGGTACGTGTCTCATCAATGATCATCCTTGTTTTATATTGTTTGATTGTGGGGCAACACACTATTTTGTATCAATTCAGTGTATGAAGCGTCTTGGCTGGCAATTAATTCCCTTGTCTCCTCCTATGGTGGTTACTACCGCCATGGATAATGTGGTTGAGACACCGTTAATTTGTGAGAATTGTTCGCTCTCGGTGAATGGTAGAATTTTCCAGATTGTTCTTATTTGTTTACCACTTAAGAAGGTTGATGTGGTTTTGGGGATGGACTGGCTTTTCGCCAATTCAGTGTTTATTAGATGTGAAGAGAAGTTGATTATCATTCCATCTAGTGAAGCTACTCCAAATAATGTATTAACTGAAGGAGAATAG